A window of the Henckelia pumila isolate YLH828 chromosome 3, ASM3356847v2, whole genome shotgun sequence genome harbors these coding sequences:
- the LOC140888145 gene encoding purple acid phosphatase 22-like codes for MVTQGNHDVESFPIIYPHGFKAYNARWLMPHQESRSTSNLYYSFDVAEAHIVMLGSYTDFDVDSAQYKWLQADLERVDRSVTPWIFVLIHAPWYSSNLAHMGEGESMRKSMEEMLYNARVDLVFAGHVHAYERFTRVYDNKADQCGPMHVTIGDGGNREGLAMLFESPSLSISLYHEPSFGHGRLRVHNRMHAHWSWHRNNDSDSIQADEIWLESLCSSTICKGIKKRSKSSKDEL; via the exons ATGGTAACACAAGGGAACCATGATGTCGAATCATTCCCCATCATATACCCTCATGGTTTCAAGGCATACAATGCTAGATGGCTGATGCCACATCAAGAAAGTAGGTCCACTTCGAACTTGTACTACTCGTTCGACGTGGCCGAAGCCCACATAGTCATGCTTGGATCATACACGGATTTTGACGTGGATTCGGCTCAGTACAAGTGGCTACAGGCCGATCTTGAGAGGGTCGATAGGAGTGTGACGCCTTGGATCTTTGTCTTGATACATGCGCCATGGTACAGCTCCAATCTTGCTCATATGGGGGAAGGGGAGAGCATGCGCAAATCGATGGAAGAGATGTTATATAATGCTCGAGTCGATCTAGTTTTCGCAGGACATGTTCATGCCTATGAAAGATTT ACTAGGGTTTATGATAACAAGGCTGATCAATGTGGTCCAATGCATGTAACCATCGGTGATGGAGGGAATAGAGAAGGACTTGCCATGTT gTTTGAGAGCCCTAGCCTTTCGATTTCGCTCTATCACGAGCCGAGCTTCGGACATGGTCGATTGAGGGTCCATAACAGAATGCACGCCCACTGGTCGTGGCACAGGAACAATGATTCCGACTCGATTCAAGCTGACGAGATATGGTTGGAAAGCCTTTGCTCTTCCACAATTTGCAAGGGAATAAAAAAGAGATCAAAATCTTCGAAAGATGAACTATAG
- the LOC140888148 gene encoding purple acid phosphatase 22-like encodes MVTQGNHDVESFPIIYPHGFKAYNARWLMPHQESRSTSNLYYSFDVAGAHIVMLGSYTDFDVDSAQYKWLQADLERVDMSVTPWIFVLIHAPWYSSNLAHMGEGESMRKSMEEMLYNARVDLVFAGHVHAYERFTRVYDNKADQCGPMHVTIGDGGNREGLAMLFESPSPSISLYHEPSFGHGRLRVHNRTHAHWSWHRNNDSDSIQADEIWLESLSSSTICKGIKKRSKSSKDEL; translated from the exons ATGGTAACACAAGGGAACCATGATGTCGAATCATTCCCCATCATATACCCTCATGGTTTCAAGGCATACAATGCTAGATGGCTGATGCCACATCAAGAAAGTAGGTCCACTTCGAACTTGTACTACTCGTTTGACGTGGCCGGAGCCCACATAGTCATGCTTGGATCATACACAGATTTTGACGTGGATTCGGCTCAGTACAAGTGGCTACAGGCCGATCTTGAGAGGGTCGATATGAGTGTGACGCCTTGGATCTTTGTCTTGATACATGCGCCATGGTACAGCTCCAATCTTGCTCATATGGGGGAAGGGGAGAGCATGCGCAAATCGATGGAAGAGATGTTATATAATGCTCGAGTCGATCTAGTTTTCGCAGGACATGTTCATGCCTATGAAAGATTT ACTAGGGTTTATGATAACAAGGCTGATCAATGTGGTCCAATGCATGTAACCATCGGTGATGGAGGGAATAGAGAAGGACTTGCCATGTT gTTTGAGAGCCCTAGCCCTTCGATTTCGCTCTATCACGAGCCGAGCTTCGGACATGGTCGATTGAGGGTCCATAACAGAACGCACGCCCACTGGTCGTGGCACAGGAACAATGATTCCGACTCGATTCAAGCTGACGAGATATGGTTGGAAAGCCTTAGCTCTTCCACAATTTGCAAGGGAATAAAAAAGAGATCAAAATCTTCGAAAGATGAACTATAG